Proteins co-encoded in one Paraburkholderia terrae genomic window:
- a CDS encoding mechanosensitive ion channel family protein, with product MKSCLARRESQAAPSSGGLLAIDAVFRALSQFFSHAGALRRVRSGALASALCVCFALAGACLGMPGTAQAAGATPGAPMIPALQSLINSATVSTAAPASGASAADAASAPSPASQAELEKSLDSVITTLDSDRQRTALVTQLKKLRDATKTVGPPASASAPSSAGLLGAIAAGIASFETDVQQGRSPLNYWSGRFNAAGNEIYTIVTSQGREHFGRVLLNMIAVLAGWGACAAGLIYLQRRIYARFGIVVRLDPNPTTRELLIFALRRVGPWIVAFVAALMFVRSMPDSLGRTIAMVIAYAIVAGAVFSAICLIMFSLFGSGHRRAAVRVLIEQARRPLFAIGICSALGDAAVNYDVAHELGTNLAALVSTVSNMTAAVLTAYFALAFRRPVAHLIRNRAYEQRHDHKAATDGFEVLASLWHVPMLVLATASVIATIGGIGSGENVLQISVVTALLLVLAFFLSAIVLRVTRPRNTRRRRRSPYLTRLLRFAGTLITLFVWLAYFEFASRLWDVSLAQIIEESVTARGIAHALTAILITVFVSWLVWILVDTAIQEAVNPSGPRNKSKNPSMRARTMLPLVRNVLFVTILTIAGIVTAANLGINVTPLLAGAGVIGLAIGFGAQSLVSDLITGLFIIIEDTISVGDWIDIDGGHAGTVEYLSIRTVRLRDGQGAIHAIPFSQIKIVKNLSRDFAYAVFEVRVPFSADVDEVTQLIRAVGADLMADFRYRREMLGPVEVWGLDRFDPNWMVVKGQIKTRPLQQWSVARAFNLRLKRKMDEAGIEIPVPQMRIHTSRGDEVGEVLREEERAQHEEHEREHARESATGTTTPFRPKKGGPGPMPPARDVSHEPRPAPPSTGQTASVPPQIPTAGDGGKT from the coding sequence ATGAAGTCATGCCTCGCGCGGCGTGAATCGCAGGCTGCGCCGTCATCCGGCGGGCTTCTGGCGATTGACGCCGTTTTTCGCGCTTTATCCCAATTCTTTTCGCACGCCGGAGCATTGCGCCGGGTGCGTTCGGGCGCGCTCGCGTCCGCCTTGTGCGTGTGTTTCGCGCTCGCTGGCGCGTGCCTCGGCATGCCGGGCACCGCGCAAGCCGCGGGCGCCACTCCCGGCGCGCCGATGATTCCCGCGCTGCAGAGCCTGATCAACAGCGCGACGGTTTCGACGGCGGCGCCTGCGTCGGGCGCGTCGGCGGCGGATGCGGCATCGGCGCCGTCGCCCGCCAGCCAGGCCGAGCTGGAAAAATCGCTCGACAGCGTCATCACGACGCTCGACAGCGACCGTCAGCGCACCGCGCTCGTCACGCAGCTGAAAAAACTGCGCGACGCGACGAAGACGGTCGGGCCACCCGCGTCTGCCAGCGCGCCGTCGAGCGCCGGTCTGCTTGGCGCGATCGCCGCGGGCATTGCATCGTTCGAAACTGACGTGCAGCAGGGACGTTCGCCGCTCAACTACTGGTCGGGCCGCTTCAACGCGGCGGGCAACGAAATCTATACGATCGTCACGAGCCAGGGGCGCGAGCACTTCGGCCGCGTGTTGCTGAACATGATCGCCGTGCTAGCGGGCTGGGGCGCGTGTGCGGCAGGGCTGATTTACCTGCAGCGCAGGATTTACGCGCGCTTTGGCATCGTCGTGCGGCTCGATCCCAATCCAACCACGCGTGAACTGCTGATCTTCGCGTTGCGCCGCGTCGGACCGTGGATCGTCGCATTCGTCGCCGCGCTGATGTTCGTGCGCTCGATGCCCGATTCGCTCGGCCGCACGATTGCAATGGTGATCGCGTATGCGATCGTCGCAGGCGCCGTGTTCTCGGCGATCTGCCTGATCATGTTTTCGCTGTTCGGCTCAGGCCATCGACGCGCAGCCGTGCGCGTGCTGATCGAGCAGGCGCGCCGGCCGCTGTTCGCGATCGGCATCTGCAGCGCGCTCGGCGATGCTGCCGTCAATTACGACGTTGCGCATGAACTCGGCACGAATCTCGCGGCGCTGGTGTCGACCGTCTCGAACATGACGGCGGCCGTGTTGACCGCGTACTTCGCGCTCGCGTTTCGCCGGCCCGTCGCGCATCTGATACGAAATCGCGCTTATGAACAGCGGCACGATCACAAGGCCGCGACCGACGGCTTCGAAGTGCTCGCGTCGCTCTGGCACGTGCCGATGCTCGTGCTCGCGACAGCTTCCGTGATCGCGACGATCGGCGGTATCGGCAGCGGTGAGAACGTGTTGCAGATCTCCGTCGTGACGGCGCTGCTGCTGGTGCTCGCGTTCTTCCTGTCGGCTATCGTGCTGCGCGTGACGCGGCCGCGCAACACGCGCCGGCGGCGCCGCTCGCCGTATCTGACGCGCCTGTTGCGCTTCGCGGGCACGCTGATCACGCTGTTCGTCTGGCTCGCGTACTTCGAATTCGCGTCGCGCCTGTGGGACGTGTCGCTTGCTCAGATCATCGAAGAGAGCGTGACGGCGCGCGGCATCGCGCACGCGCTGACGGCGATCCTGATCACGGTGTTCGTGTCGTGGCTCGTGTGGATTCTGGTCGACACGGCGATCCAGGAAGCCGTCAATCCGAGCGGCCCGCGCAACAAGTCGAAGAACCCGAGCATGCGCGCGCGCACGATGCTGCCTCTGGTGCGCAACGTGCTGTTCGTGACGATCCTGACGATCGCGGGCATCGTCACGGCGGCCAATCTCGGCATCAACGTAACGCCGCTGCTCGCGGGCGCGGGCGTGATCGGTCTGGCGATCGGCTTCGGCGCGCAGTCGCTGGTGAGCGATCTGATCACGGGCCTGTTCATCATCATCGAAGACACGATCTCGGTCGGCGACTGGATCGACATCGACGGCGGGCACGCGGGCACCGTCGAATATCTGTCGATCCGCACCGTGCGGCTGCGTGACGGCCAGGGCGCGATTCACGCCATTCCGTTCTCGCAGATCAAGATCGTGAAGAACCTGTCGCGCGATTTTGCGTACGCGGTGTTCGAAGTGCGCGTGCCGTTTTCCGCCGATGTCGACGAGGTGACGCAACTGATCCGTGCCGTCGGCGCGGACCTGATGGCCGATTTCCGTTACCGGCGCGAGATGCTCGGTCCCGTCGAAGTGTGGGGACTCGACCGTTTCGACCCGAACTGGATGGTTGTCAAAGGACAGATCAAGACCCGGCCGCTGCAGCAGTGGAGCGTGGCGCGCGCGTTCAATCTGCGGCTGAAGCGCAAGATGGACGAAGCGGGGATCGAGATTCCCGTGCCGCAGATGCGCATACATACGTCGCGCGGCGACGAAGTGGGCGAGGTGTTGCGAGAGGAAGAGCGCGCGCAGCATGAGGAGCACGAGCGGGAACACGCACGCGAATCCGCGACGGGCACGACGACGCCGTTCAGGCCGAAGAAGGGCGGCCCGGGCCCGATGCCGCCGGCGCGCGACGTGTCGCACGAGCCGCGTCCGGCGCCGCCGTCAACGGGGCAAACGGCATCCGTGCCGCCGCAGATTCCAACGGCGGGCGACGGTGGGAAGACGTAA